The Xiphophorus couchianus chromosome 22, X_couchianus-1.0, whole genome shotgun sequence genome includes the window ATATATATGACAGAGGTCGTATTTCGTATCTTCTCCTCtaaatggaaaaacaagcaaacatgcCTTCAAACTAAAACGTGTCAGTTTTCATAAGCTTTGTGAAAATAGTCACTTGCCTTAATTGCACAGTAAATCAATAAGAAGCTGCTTACTTGGCTTTATCAGGGGTTGTTATAAATTCAGGAGGCGCTGTTGGCATTTCCCTCCCTTCTCTGCAGCATCTTGCTTTATTCATTGTGTACAgaaagccattttaaaaataaatcaatcaatgttttttcttcatgtgtgcCTATTCTCAGCCCTAAGCGTGCTGCTGTGGCCCCTGGTGGTGTATCATGAGCTGATCCAGAGGATGTACACCGGCTTGGAGCCGATCCTGATGAAACTGGACTACAGCATGAAGGGCGACACCGAGCACCGGAAGCACGACAAGAGGAGTGAGTGTTTGTTACAATATAAcggttaacttttttttcttttcttttttcttactcTTTTCTGATAGAGTAtcatatattatttattgcatttatgtgtgtaaatactttttccacAGAGGTAAaaaaggagctggaggaggggGGTGAGCccagagcagaaacagaaagtgagagcgaggaagaggaggaagaattGTCCTGTTTTGCTCCAACGGTATGGACTCATACTACACAGAagctatatatttatatatatatagatgattgttaaaggaagaaaggaaaagtggaactttgatgtattttatgctGAAATCAACTCAATTGTGAAATTTAGGGGTATAGTGAGTGTCTTCATTTCGAGTGTTTCAAGTACTACTACATTCCTGCACCTGGAAGGTGTGTGAAGGTGTCATGTGCTGTAATTAGTTTCAGGATTCTTCCTAGATCAGATTCAGAGTGCTTAGCAGTTGTTTGAGCTCCTGGATTCATTTACTTTAAGTCTGACTGATGTTGCAACCCGGCGTCACCACAGaagaagtattttctttttctccgtCAAAAGTTTAAGTCGAAGACGAGATTCACATTTAAACTTCaactaactttttttctttttctttttttttttgctcgtGTTATTGCAAGGTGGATGTGAAAACGACAGCTCTGGCAATGGCCATCACAGACTCTGAACTGTCAGATGAAGAAGCGTCAATATTGGAGAGCGGAGGCTTCCCGGTCTCTAGAGCCACCACGCCTCAACTAACTGATTTCTCTGAAGGTAAGTCTGACTCCTTCAGTCAGTTctgcaattattttagtaattaattaatacatCAATTACTCTGACAAAGAAAGACATGTTTGCTTCTAAGGAGGAACTAAAAATCAGGTTGGTAGAATTCTATTAAGTAGTGAGAGATTTGTGTCACTTCTCTGATCCAGACCTGGACCAGCAGAGTTTCCACAGTGACCCGGAGGAGGCCTACCTGCGGGATCTTCCTGAGTTCCCCTCCGTTGAGGAGTTCCCTTCCATAGAGCACAGTCTGCTTCACTTCCCCCCACGAGCTCAGGGCGATGGCGGCCAGTCGGAGAAGGAACCGCTCAGCCCCGCCACGCTCCTCATCCAGCATCTAGCGTCGCCTCTGCACTTTGTGAACACGCATTTCAACGGACACGGACGGCCACCGGGGGGCGAGGAGAGTGCCCTGCCGGCAGCGGGGGTAAGGGAAGAGGCGGAGGCGGAGGCGGAGGCGAAGGCGGCGGTGAGTCAGGGCACGCAGCGCTCCTTGGAGGCTCTGAGCGAGGAGATAGTGAGCACGGCCATCTCCACCGTGGTGCAGAACACACTGTCGGCGCTGCTGCGCTCCGGCGAGGACCCCTCCCTGGCCGACTTCCTCCCGACTGAAACCCTACCGGGCGCTCTGGAGTCACCCAGCCAGTCCGCCGACACTACAGTGGGAGTCCCAGATCCGGACAGAGACCCGGAGGACGGGGCTACGACAACGGAAAGCGCAGCTGGCGAAGAGTACCCGGATGACACTCTAGTAGCAACTGAGGAAGAGGACTTTGAGCTTTTGGACCAAAGCGAACTGGAGCAGGAGGACGAGAGTCTGGACACAGAGGTGATGGGGGCAGGGGCAGATCCAGACGCACCTCAGCAACCACAGTCATAGCCCCACTGGTCCCCTTTccatctgcttttgtttttatttgtacatcaTATccataaaaaacccaaatatatatgtctctctctctctctctctctctcgctatctatctatatctatatatatatagatatagatagatatgtatatctatctatatctatatatatataaatgcattAGTCCTGCAGTTTACTAGTGAGATTCcattcagtaaaacaaaactctACTGTACCTTTTAAAGGGGACATATAATGGGATATCTTATTTAAGAATTACCCATTCTAGTGTGTTTACAGTCGAACTTCTTCCATTCTCGTTGCTACTCCCAATatcctttaatttaaaaattaaaagctggTTCTGATTAACCCGTAATTGATGCAAAGTCTGGCATTAAATTAGCTCAAGTTGGAAAATTGTTCCAGTCTTACAAGTGGGAAGCAGCCAGCACTTTgtagaaaagtttaaagttaTAACATGTTCAGGTAAAATCCCTAAATGTTCCCCTTGATATTCAGTGCTAGTCAGAGGTTTTACTCATCATGGGAAAGAGTTTTGTCAgtcttgttctttttgttgAGTTAGAATAACACTACTGTTCTCTTTTTCTTAAAGAGAACAGTTAGaagcttgaatttttttgtagatttttttctaatccacgtttatatttttttttaaagtgattgtcatggaggggaaaaaaatcaaaaaattgcTTCTGCGTAGCCCGTTTCTCAACTGCTGCAATAAATGAGACACTAATACGCCAATATCCATGTTGTTACATAAACATACGCATTGCTTTGTTCAGAAACGTATTTAAATTTGCCCTGTAGTTGATTCCCGTTACGTGGACACAACTGGATGTTTGTTACTTTTCAGTAGTCCTGTCTTCGTTCTTTTTGTCCACACACCAGTTCCAGTGGCAGTGAAAacacaccatgatgctgccaccaccaccgTGATTGACCTATGGAGCTATGGAGTTTAATGAAACTGCTTCCCATGATGAGTGTATCTGAACCACAAATGTATCCCCTGGTTCAGACGGTGCAGTAGAGGTTTGTGTCGGTTTCCTCCTGAATGTTTGAGGAGGCAGAACTTGAATGAAGGATTATCGGTTACGGGTTGTGTTTGCCTGGCAACCAGAATCTGGCTCCTGATTACAGCAGCTCACTAGCTGAATCCGTCCGAGCATAAGTTTGTGAGACGGTAAAAATGATGGATTTAGATTTGTAACTATTAATATATgctataaattatttaaattaacagCCAGCTAGTATAGAAAGactgaaagtttatttttatcccTTTGGCTACCATATTGATTGTATATAGGTGTTTTAATGGCACAGTGTACATCCAGATGTAAATTGTAGGAAAATTACATGAATCCCTTACTGAACCTCTGCATtttcgttaaaaaaaaaaaaagaagcaattgtCTTAGTGAGTTGTTGCCTGAAAATTGCAGCTTTGACATTATTGGATGTTATGAATATAGAAATGGCACACAAGTGACTTTCATGCGTGGCGAAACAGAAGAAGGATgcgatttattttttttctgccatctgTACATAATTCGTCCATTtgtgactgaaaaaaatgttacatagGCCCTACATGTGTATAGCTGTCCCTATTACTGTTCATGCATGCGGTGTATCACGCATGTaggaaaattttgttttcagggaCTTcggcaaattttttttttttctttctccctttcttgTAACGGCTTGGGAATTGCTACCACAATTTGCTCAGAAATGATCAAGTCCGTACGGAGGGGCCTTCTCTGCTTTCATAAACGACTCGGCATCCGACTCAGGTTGTACAAAAGCGATCGTAACACAGCGGAATGTGTCTCCGTTTCCTGACCAGTAGTAGTGCATCGTATTTCTACTAATCTCTGATATGTTTTCTCCCAGTTGCTAATAGTGTAgaaatgcagaaaagaaaaaaaaaaaagatgggaaGTGTATTTTCTGCATGTAAAAACAGCACTCTGTTCAAGTTCTCCTTGTCTTCAGACAAAGTCCTGCACAACTtgtgatggaaaagaaaaacaaaacaacaaaccgtTGAATGCTTCAGG containing:
- the retreg2 gene encoding reticulophagy regulator 2 yields the protein MASGEEATKRPLLTSSSVGLEDLFPAGTSEQACGDGNPELDRLRECLQAWLSPYEPLLLWVQRLLVWERPLYSLSAALTLNTLFWLLSSTSLRPLFLLSVSLLGLMLLERWKPKLPVITVQHAEAEPAQSPTLSSEHHLLSVPELSHHLAESYLTCCLYLQETLQYKRRNHGRFCVMMCSGCFVLSLVGHYVPGIMISYIIALSVLLWPLVVYHELIQRMYTGLEPILMKLDYSMKGDTEHRKHDKRKVKKELEEGGEPRAETESESEEEEEELSCFAPTVDVKTTALAMAITDSELSDEEASILESGGFPVSRATTPQLTDFSEDLDQQSFHSDPEEAYLRDLPEFPSVEEFPSIEHSLLHFPPRAQGDGGQSEKEPLSPATLLIQHLASPLHFVNTHFNGHGRPPGGEESALPAAGVREEAEAEAEAKAAVSQGTQRSLEALSEEIVSTAISTVVQNTLSALLRSGEDPSLADFLPTETLPGALESPSQSADTTVGVPDPDRDPEDGATTTESAAGEEYPDDTLVATEEEDFELLDQSELEQEDESLDTEVMGAGADPDAPQQPQS